In the Candidatus Cloacimonas acidaminovorans str. Evry genome, one interval contains:
- a CDS encoding T9SS type A sorting domain-containing protein, which yields MKKILLTLVFTSVLLFILAVPRNLVVVEIATGTWCTYCPGAAMGADDLIANGQPAAIIENHTGDSFANVYSNARNSYYNPSGVPTAYFDGLNAVVGGDHTQSMYSYYLPRVTSRIAVPSKYTISATGNLTGNNLTVAATVAKPEADTNTNVLLHCVITQSHIQYSWQGQTHLNFVNRLMLPNQSGTAVTLATGEQQTYNLTGIFNPEWDINSCEAVLFLQNNATKEILQGVKYSLPELLGINPISVTELNFPETYIGGSSSLSFTINNYFNFTVTGTISSSNPVFIPEQTNFSIAAYQATTINVNFVPASAVQYTGILTLNSNLSGFNIVQIPLSGTGFFNAPPSVSNLIIVGPPVIYQGLTVLYDFSDPDGNVEGNSRFQWMRMFNNQPQMIQNAVQQTYIIQPEDMDYPIACQITPVDQHGMEGTPVLSPPTIPIEDLPAPQNLTGTLTPPNTVTLHWQKPIHYQGKVFSGYRIYRDGTALYSLMNPDSLSYVDLNVPDGSHTYWVCSIFTYPLIFSNPSNSITINVNVPNSDELAPALKSVSAYPNPFKATTNFQIFGKANRPVTIEIYNLKGQLINRLTTKTDQNGSAQIGWNALDENAKPVRNGIYFYRTLCENLCETGKLILLK from the coding sequence ATGAAAAAAATTCTCTTAACCCTCGTTTTTACCAGTGTTCTGCTCTTTATTTTGGCAGTTCCCCGAAATTTGGTTGTAGTGGAAATTGCTACCGGAACCTGGTGTACTTATTGTCCTGGAGCTGCTATGGGTGCTGATGACTTAATTGCAAATGGTCAACCAGCCGCAATTATTGAAAATCATACAGGTGATAGCTTTGCTAATGTCTATTCTAATGCCCGAAATAGTTATTACAATCCCAGTGGCGTTCCTACTGCTTATTTTGACGGATTAAATGCTGTGGTGGGTGGTGATCATACTCAATCAATGTATTCTTATTACCTTCCCAGAGTAACTTCCCGCATTGCTGTTCCTTCTAAATATACTATTTCGGCAACTGGAAACTTGACTGGAAATAATTTAACTGTTGCCGCTACGGTTGCTAAGCCGGAAGCTGATACCAATACTAATGTGCTTTTGCATTGTGTTATTACCCAATCACATATTCAATATTCCTGGCAGGGTCAAACACATTTGAATTTCGTAAACCGTTTAATGTTGCCCAATCAAAGCGGAACAGCAGTAACTCTTGCAACTGGTGAACAGCAGACCTATAATCTTACTGGAATATTTAATCCTGAATGGGATATAAATTCCTGTGAGGCAGTTCTTTTTCTGCAGAATAATGCTACCAAAGAAATATTGCAAGGAGTTAAATATTCTTTGCCTGAACTCTTAGGTATTAATCCTATTTCTGTTACAGAACTTAATTTCCCTGAAACCTATATTGGCGGAAGCAGCAGCTTGTCTTTTACTATAAATAACTATTTTAATTTTACTGTAACAGGCACAATTTCTTCATCCAATCCTGTTTTTATTCCTGAACAAACCAATTTTAGTATTGCGGCTTATCAAGCTACCACTATAAATGTAAATTTTGTTCCTGCTTCTGCTGTTCAATATACGGGAATTTTAACACTCAACAGCAATCTGAGTGGTTTCAATATAGTGCAAATTCCCCTTTCCGGAACTGGTTTTTTTAATGCGCCTCCTTCTGTCAGCAATTTGATAATAGTAGGTCCACCGGTAATTTACCAGGGGCTTACGGTTCTTTATGATTTCTCTGATCCCGATGGCAATGTTGAAGGCAATAGCAGGTTCCAATGGATGAGAATGTTCAATAATCAGCCCCAGATGATTCAAAATGCTGTTCAACAAACCTATATTATTCAACCTGAAGATATGGATTATCCAATTGCCTGTCAGATAACTCCTGTTGACCAGCACGGTATGGAAGGAACTCCTGTTTTAAGTCCTCCTACAATTCCTATTGAAGATTTGCCTGCACCTCAAAATCTTACAGGAACTTTAACTCCTCCCAATACTGTTACCCTGCATTGGCAAAAACCCATTCATTATCAGGGAAAGGTCTTCAGCGGATATCGTATTTACCGCGATGGAACAGCTCTATACAGTTTAATGAATCCCGATTCACTTTCGTATGTTGATCTAAATGTTCCTGATGGCTCGCATACTTATTGGGTATGTTCCATTTTTACTTATCCCCTAATTTTTTCCAATCCTTCCAATTCCATTACGATTAATGTGAATGTGCCTAATAGCGATGAGCTTGCTCCGGCTTTGAAAAGCGTTAGTGCTTACCCCAATCCTTTCAAGGCAACAACTAATTTCCAAATTTTCGGTAAAGCCAATCGTCCTGTTACTATTGAAATCTATAATTTGAAAGGACAGCTGATAAACCGTTTGACAACCAAAACAGACCAAAATGGCTCAGCTCAAATCGGCTGGAATGCTTTAGATGAAAATGCCAAACCCGTAAGAAACGGAATATATTTCTATCGCACCCTCTGTGAAAACCTCTGTGAAACCGGAAAACTTATCCTGCTAAAGTAA
- a CDS encoding OmpA family protein: MKKLIIGLVILLSCQFALAIITDNIYYVNARQYFELGNYASAKQNLDMIQAPDNQDPEYALLRGKVHLALGDYKQAHIWLTEYQNKSLGTDPLVQKDLLQMLYEVALYQEQTSVSVSLGKLKGSINTSDSEYAPVFTPDNKYMYFSSLRRSDFGKENIFLSQQQNNVWSEAIEVTELCTDYNESLGSLSLDGNTAYLFGYYSKDTTNGDIYQTTLDSKGRWTKPIMIKEVSSKYYDLQPFVWRDKVMFLTSNRDGDHKNYDIYVSENINGIWTTPVSVGDIVNTSYDEQSPFLSPDGKYLYFASFGHNSYGGNDIFVSTRIGNSWTEWSKPVNMGPIINSVKDDRYFVIAPDGRTAYLCSNRAGGMGQEDIYTIDLGLLDKMKEQIVLLTGVKPAEEKPVVPQAFKELKISGVVVSDKNQPVKTDIIWVYYLGDKTFMRIIGSDELGTFSFTLPGDTKDIAFEINTPGYKKTTGKIEIPPDKNEIFVNITLPVETGIGEGGNLAINGKVLDEENNPVPCSIRWSYVFEGELTEVIVESNNEGVFKLYTPIMEKLKYRIEEPGYAVREEIITIPKNVNSYDTIIRLVRLGKEVTLNGKVFDDNDNPLVAMVAWIYESEDEIIEYRVVTDSNGDYSISLPRVPKLQYRVSKPNYLQVSGEINVPEDQQNITKNFRLSKLEKEAVFELENVEFEFNKAVLTPKSLEILKPILATMKENETLEIELSGHTDNIGSKQYNRKLSEARAKAVADYLIKNGIDPKRIKTVGYGFDKPIASNDTPEGRQRNRRTEMKILGIEYMEDTYEDMEKEFTQAEKKTRVVKTVSKESAYAVTQTGIPASLENQFKTMIQQTLANKKQFNVKVDLFLDNGKIQSANVRDLMGNLEEKTTEEIADMMLGWKVQSQGRNIYSFTVKK, translated from the coding sequence ATGAAGAAACTAATAATCGGGTTGGTAATCCTCCTGTCTTGCCAGTTTGCTCTCGCAATAATAACTGATAACATCTATTATGTAAATGCCCGGCAATATTTTGAACTGGGTAATTATGCTTCCGCCAAACAAAATCTGGATATGATTCAAGCACCGGATAATCAAGATCCTGAATATGCTCTGTTGCGCGGGAAAGTTCATCTGGCTTTGGGAGATTACAAACAAGCGCATATTTGGCTTACTGAATACCAAAATAAATCACTGGGTACAGATCCCTTAGTGCAGAAAGATTTGCTTCAGATGCTATATGAGGTTGCTCTGTATCAAGAACAAACATCTGTTTCGGTATCTTTGGGGAAACTGAAAGGTAGCATCAATACCAGTGATTCAGAATATGCTCCGGTATTTACTCCAGACAACAAATATATGTATTTCAGTTCACTCCGACGCAGTGATTTCGGGAAAGAGAATATTTTTCTTTCTCAGCAGCAGAATAATGTTTGGAGTGAAGCAATTGAAGTTACTGAACTTTGCACCGATTATAACGAATCGTTGGGTTCCCTTTCTCTGGATGGCAATACTGCTTATTTATTTGGATACTATTCCAAAGATACAACGAATGGAGATATTTATCAGACGACTTTAGATAGTAAAGGACGCTGGACCAAACCAATAATGATTAAGGAGGTCTCCAGTAAATATTATGATCTGCAGCCCTTTGTCTGGCGTGATAAAGTTATGTTTTTAACCAGTAATCGGGACGGAGACCATAAAAACTATGATATTTATGTTTCCGAAAATATAAACGGAATCTGGACAACTCCTGTTAGTGTAGGTGATATTGTTAATACATCTTATGACGAACAATCGCCTTTTTTAAGTCCGGATGGTAAGTATCTTTATTTTGCTTCTTTCGGACATAACAGTTATGGTGGTAATGATATCTTTGTTTCCACAAGAATAGGCAATTCCTGGACGGAATGGAGCAAACCGGTAAATATGGGTCCGATAATTAATTCCGTAAAAGATGATCGTTATTTTGTTATTGCTCCTGATGGCAGAACCGCATATTTATGTTCCAATCGTGCCGGTGGTATGGGGCAGGAAGATATTTATACAATAGATCTTGGCTTGCTGGATAAGATGAAAGAACAGATCGTTTTACTTACGGGAGTTAAGCCAGCTGAGGAGAAGCCGGTTGTTCCTCAGGCATTTAAAGAACTGAAAATCAGCGGTGTGGTTGTGAGTGATAAAAATCAACCTGTGAAAACAGATATTATATGGGTTTATTATCTTGGTGATAAAACATTTATGCGTATTATCGGCTCGGATGAATTAGGAACTTTTTCTTTTACCCTTCCCGGGGACACCAAAGATATTGCTTTTGAGATCAATACTCCCGGATATAAGAAGACAACAGGTAAAATTGAAATTCCACCCGATAAAAATGAGATATTTGTAAATATTACTCTTCCCGTAGAAACAGGAATTGGTGAAGGTGGAAATCTTGCTATTAACGGTAAAGTTCTGGATGAAGAAAACAATCCAGTTCCCTGCAGTATTCGTTGGAGCTATGTTTTTGAGGGCGAATTAACCGAAGTTATTGTAGAAAGCAATAATGAAGGTGTTTTTAAACTCTATACACCTATAATGGAAAAGCTTAAATATAGAATTGAAGAGCCCGGCTATGCAGTGCGGGAAGAAATTATAACTATTCCTAAGAATGTGAATAGTTATGATACAATTATTCGTTTGGTTAGATTGGGGAAGGAAGTTACACTTAACGGTAAGGTCTTTGACGATAATGATAATCCTTTAGTAGCTATGGTTGCTTGGATTTATGAAAGTGAAGATGAAATCATTGAATACCGGGTTGTTACTGATAGTAACGGTGATTATAGCATTTCGTTACCGCGTGTGCCAAAATTGCAATATCGTGTTTCCAAACCCAATTATCTGCAGGTTTCCGGGGAAATAAATGTTCCGGAAGATCAGCAAAATATCACCAAAAATTTCCGTTTGTCCAAATTGGAAAAAGAAGCTGTCTTTGAACTGGAGAATGTAGAATTTGAATTCAATAAAGCAGTTCTTACGCCTAAGTCCCTGGAAATCCTGAAACCGATTTTAGCTACGATGAAAGAAAATGAAACACTGGAAATTGAACTTTCCGGACATACCGATAATATCGGTAGTAAACAATATAATCGAAAACTTTCCGAAGCCCGCGCTAAAGCCGTTGCCGATTACTTAATTAAAAACGGTATTGATCCCAAACGCATTAAAACAGTCGGCTACGGATTTGATAAGCCAATTGCTTCCAATGATACACCCGAAGGAAGACAAAGAAATCGCAGAACCGAAATGAAAATCCTGGGCATTGAATATATGGAAGATACCTACGAAGATATGGAAAAAGAATTTACCCAGGCAGAGAAAAAAACCCGAGTAGTGAAAACTGTTTCCAAGGAGTCAGCTTATGCAGTTACGCAAACTGGAATTCCCGCTTCTTTGGAAAACCAGTTTAAAACTATGATTCAACAGACCCTGGCGAATAAAAAACAATTCAATGTGAAAGTTGACCTCTTCCTTGATAACGGGAAAATTCAGTCCGCTAATGTGCGTGACCTTATGGGAAACCTGGAGGAAAAAACTACCGAAGAAATTGCAGATATGATGCTGGGATGGAAAGTTCAATCCCAAGGAAGAAACATTTATTCCTTTACTGTGAAGAAATAA
- a CDS encoding PorV/PorQ family protein, which translates to MKQIKLVLIALILMISLSSVFAEDNSAAVYQLLGIDARSNGMGGTGTAFLDNVSSAYLNPAVLADVKTIEFTSGTRQNMAWDRNHNAVALGFVLPIGYVAASWQNATVCDIPGYDVNGNPTGDFSNSDNTIALSFAAKISKLNLGITPKFYLSNQDNDSDTGYGLDLGFLYHINRYFNVGMVARDLIASYPGEEDDIPIEFIPGVAAYPIPGLIIAADLSGRDNFKDSKLRLGVEYWLGVRDDAEVGSSLSGIRIRESTTWSDIISKVQAGIRAGVNDGAFTAGAGLRFKMLELNYAFQMAHDEYLNDTHSVSLLLRF; encoded by the coding sequence ATGAAACAAATTAAATTAGTACTGATAGCCCTGATACTGATGATCTCACTGTCTTCTGTCTTTGCTGAAGATAATTCTGCAGCAGTATATCAATTGCTCGGTATAGATGCCCGTTCTAATGGTATGGGTGGAACTGGAACCGCGTTTTTGGATAATGTCTCAAGCGCATACCTGAATCCGGCAGTTTTGGCAGATGTTAAAACGATAGAATTTACTTCAGGCACAAGACAGAATATGGCTTGGGATAGAAATCATAATGCAGTTGCTTTAGGGTTTGTTCTGCCCATAGGTTATGTTGCCGCATCCTGGCAAAATGCTACTGTTTGTGATATTCCAGGATACGATGTTAACGGCAACCCTACAGGGGATTTTAGCAATAGTGATAATACAATAGCTTTAAGCTTTGCTGCCAAAATCTCCAAGCTGAATTTAGGCATCACGCCAAAGTTCTATCTCTCCAATCAAGATAATGATTCCGATACCGGTTATGGATTAGACCTGGGATTTCTCTATCATATCAATCGCTATTTTAATGTGGGAATGGTAGCCAGGGATTTAATTGCTAGTTATCCGGGAGAAGAAGATGATATTCCTATAGAGTTCATTCCTGGAGTTGCAGCTTATCCTATACCGGGTTTGATTATTGCAGCAGACCTATCTGGTCGCGATAATTTCAAGGACTCAAAATTGCGTTTGGGAGTTGAATATTGGCTCGGCGTAAGAGATGATGCCGAAGTTGGCTCCAGTTTATCCGGAATTCGTATTAGAGAGAGTACAACCTGGTCTGATATCATATCCAAAGTTCAAGCTGGAATTCGTGCCGGTGTTAATGATGGCGCTTTCACTGCTGGTGCCGGATTGCGGTTTAAGATGTTGGAACTGAATTATGCATTCCAGATGGCGCATGACGAATACTTGAATGATACTCATTCAGTATCCCTGTTACTGCGTTTCTAA